In the genome of Noviherbaspirillum saxi, the window TTTAGTTTGTCTTATCGCACCGGCAAGTTCTAGGCGGGCTGCATCGATTTCGGACTCAGTATCGGCCGCGATTTCCGCAATTAGCGGATCGAAATCCGAACCAAGGCTTTTCAACTGTTCCGCCAAAGCGGCGAACTGCGCATTTTCACCAAGCGCATGGCATGCATCCAGCAATTGCGTCAACATCGCCGCGTTATCGGGGGCAAGCTGAGCAGCCGCTTCCAGCGCCGCCCCGTCGACTCCTGTCGCCAATGCCGGATGGGCCACCAACAGTCTGATCATCTGCCGCTCCAAGCCGATCGGCGGCGTGCGCTTGGTGCGCGGCGGGGCAATTCTGGTGCGTGCCACCGGTTGCGCCAACTCGAACAATGCCTCGATTTCGGCGGGTGTGGTCTGTGTGACCTGCGCCAGACCGCGAACAATCTGCAGCCGTAACGCGGAGGGCGGCATGGCCTGCAATAAAGGTTTGGCGTCAAACTGTGCACGCGCCCGGCCTTCCGACGTCGTCAAATCAGTATCTTGGGTTACTTCGTTTAGCAAGAATTGTGACAGCGGCATGGCATCGCGCACCTGCTGGTCAAACGCTTCGGCACCGAACTCGCGCACGTAGCTGTCAGGATCATGTTCGGTCGGCAAAAACAGGAATTTCAGCGTCTTATTGTCACCGGCATGGGGTAGGCAAGCTTCCAGTGCACGCCGCGCGGCGCGGCGGCCGGCATTATCACCGTCAAAACTGAAAATTACATGATCTGTTTGCCGCAGCAACTTTTGCACGTGCACCGGTGTACACGCGGTGCCAAGCGTAGCAACTGCCTGTGGAAATCCCAGTTGCGCCAGGGCGACGACATCCATATAGCCTTCGGTGACCAGCACATAGCCGGCTTCACGGATTGCCTGCCGCGCCTCGAACAGGCCGTATAACTCATTACCCTTTTGAAATAAGGGTGTTTCAGGGGAATTCAAGTATTTCGGCTCGCCGCCGTCGAGAACGCGTCCGCCAAAGCCGATTACTTGGCCTTTTATATTGCGAATAGGGAACATTACGCGGTCGCGAAACCGGTCATAGCGTTTGCGTCCGGCGCCCTCGTCCTCGGTCTTGTCGATCACCAGGCCGGCTTCCACCAGCGCAGTCGCCTCGTAATCTGGAAATGGCTTGCGCAGACCATCCCAACCGTCTGGCGCGTAACCGAGTCCAAACTTGGCGGCAATTTCTCCGGTCAGGCCGCGATTTTTCAAATAGGAAATGGCGTTCTGCGCGCTGCGCAACTCATGCCGGTAATAGTCACAGGCCTTGGTCATTACTTCCGACAAGGCGAGACTCTTTGCCTGCACTTCGGCCCGCTGGGCCGGGGGCAGCCGGTCCTGGTCGGGCACGACCATTCCGACACCTTGGGCGAGGTCCTTTACTGCTTCGACAAAGCCGAGACCGGAATACTCGATAAGAAACCCGATTGCGGTGCCATGCGCGCCGCAGCCAAAGCAGTGATAGAACTGCTTGGTCGGACTGACAGTGAAACTGGGTGACTTTTCATTGTGGAATGGGCACAGGCCCATGAAATTGGCGCCGCCCTTCTTCAGTTGCACATAGCGGCCGACCACGTCGACGATGTCGATCCGGTTGAGCAAATCCTGAATGAAAGATTGTGGAATCACGGCGTTGCGATCGATGCCTAAGTCGGTTTATCCAGGAGTTGCTACCGGGCCAAGTCAATGGCCATGCGATGAAAATGGGGATGGAGAAACGCTTTTAAAAGCCTGCCATCCCTGGCGGTCCATCACTATGCCTGCGACAAAGCATTCTTTACCAATGCCGAAACCGCCGTCATGTCGGCGCGACCAGCCAGCTTGGGCTTGAGCACTGCCATGACCTTGCCCATGTCTTGAGGGCCGGCGGCTCCGGTCGCGGCGACTGCTGCGGCGACCTCGCCGGAAATCTCGTCGTCTGACAATGCTGCCGGCATATAACCGGACAAGACGGCCAGTTCGGCCTTCTCGATATCGGCCAGATCCTGGCGCCCGCCGGCTTCGAACTGGGTGATGGAATCCTTGCGCTGCTTGATCATCTTTTCAATGATTGCCAGGACATGGGTATCCGTCAGCTCGATACGCTCGTCGACTTCCTTCTGCTTCATTGCCGCCGTGAGCAAACGGATCGTGCCCAGCTTGCCGCTGTCCTTGGCGCGCATCGCTGTCTTCATGTCTTCGGTGATCTGCTCTTTGAGACCCATTGTTTTTCTCCAGTTCGAAGGTGGTTTGGCGAGCGGCAGAGGCAGAAATGTGGTGACTGCCTTTGTTTCGACTGCAATGTACAGATAAAACAGCGGAATGGTATTGCTTGGCAGCCCAACACCAACATTCAGTTTATCAGCCGCCTTAAGTACCAAAACCCGCTGCGGCTACTCCGGAGCGGGTTTGCATGGTACCGCACGTAAAGTGCGGCGCAAGAATCAGTACAGCTTTTTCGGCAATTGCTGGCTGCGGATGCGCTTGTAGTGGCGCTTCACAGCAGCGGCGAGCTTACGCTTGCGCTCTGCGGTCGGCTTCTCGTAGAACTCACGCGCACGCAACTCGGTCAGCAGACCGGTTTTTTCAATAGTGCGCTTGAAGCGACGCATGGCGACTTCGAACGGCTCGTTTTCTTTAAGGCGAATTGTGGTCATGTAACTCTAACCGTGGGTTTGAGGGAAAGACGGCGAGTATAGCAGCATAAGATCGCGTTGAAAAGAATTTCGACGGATTGTCGCAGATCAGCAGGGTCGTTGCTATACCGACAAGCCGGCGGCCGTGCCGGATGCCCAGGCCCATTGGAAGTTGTAGCCACCCAGCCATCCGGTGACATCGACCGCTTCTCCGATGAAGTGAAGACCGGGCACCTTGTTGGCCATCATGGTTTGCTGCGATAACTCCTTCGTATCGACTCCGCCGCGCGTCACTTCAGCCTTGCGATAGCCTTCGGAGCCGTTCGGCACGATCATCCAGCGATTGATCGACTCACCCAGCCGGCGCAGAGTCTTGTCCGGCATGTCGGCCAGCCTCGCGTCAGGTCGAATACCGTTGGCAACGAGCAAGCCTTCGGCCAAACGGGAAGGCAGCCATTGCGGCAACAGGTTGCCTATGTTTTTCTTGAGGGTGGTCTTGCCTTGTACCAGCGTCTCGGCGATATCGGTTTCCGGCACAAGATTGAGCATGATCGGCTTGCCGGAATCCCAAAAGCTTGAAATCTGCAGCACAGCCGGCCCGGACAACCCACGATGAGTAAATAAGAGATCTTCACGAAAATGCGTGCGTGATTTCTTTTCCCCTGTTTCGATATCGACCTCGAGGGCGATCCCCGATAGAGGGATAAACGGTTCCCATGTTGCTATATCGAAGGTCAGCGGCACCAGTCCCGGACGCGGATCGACCAGCTTGAGTCCGAACTGCTTGGCTATCCGGAATGCAAAATCGGTAGCGCCAATCTTTGGAATCGACAAGCCGCCGGTAGCAATCACTACGCTGGCAGCGTGGATCGTGCCGGCATTGGTATCGAGCCGAAATCGATCGCCGTCCTTGCCGATTGTTTCCACCTTGCATGGCGTTCGCCAAGCCACCCTGCCCGCCTCGCATTCGGCCTTGAGCATGTCGATAATTTGCTCCGCCGACTGGTCACAGAACAGTTGGCCCTTATGTTTTTCGTGAAAAGCAATACGATAGCGTTTGACGAGACTGAGGAAATCCTGCGGCGTATAGCGCGACAAGGCACTACGGCAAAAGTGCGGATTATTGGAAACGAAATGTTGCGGGCCGGCCTGCAGGTTGGTGAAGTTGCAACGTCCGCCGCCGGAGATGCGGATCTTTTCCGCCAGCCGGGTAGCATGGTCGATCAGCACGACCTTTTTCCCGCGTTGACCGGCGACCGCCGCACACATCATTCCGGCTGCACCGGCGCCAATTACGGCAATATCAAACTGGTTTTGCATGGCATCTGAGAAAACTGCGAAGCCATGATTGTAAGCGGTGTGACTGTCGAAGCCCTGGCCTTATCAAGCGCAAAAAAACGGCCACCCGTGCAGAGTGGCCGAAATAACATCTCTTGGAGGAAATCGGGTCAGCGAAAAGCGCGCTCCGCGAGTGCCGGAAGGCTTTCATTGAAACCATGCGATGCGCAGCGCACCACGTCGCCAATGACAATGATGCTGGGACTTGCAAGATTGGCCGCTGCGATTGCGGCTGGCAACTCACCCAGTGTGGTTACCAGCTGCGCCTGCGCAGCCGATGTCGCCGCATGGATGACGGCGACTGGCGTGGCCGCAGCCTTGCCGCCGGCCAGCAGCGCTGCCTGTATCTCGGCGCAGCGTGCGACGCCCATGTACACCACCAGCGTCATGTTGAGCTTGGCCAGCGCTTGCCAGTCGGGATTGGCATCGGCTGTCTTGCCGTGGCCGGTAACGAATATCGCGCCTTGGCTCCAATCGCGATGAGTGAGCGGTACGCCAATCGACGATGGCGCGGCGAGACCGCTGCTGATGCCATTGATGACCTCTACTTCGATGCCGGCGGCCAGCAGATGTTCGCGCTCTTCGCCGCCGCGTCCAAAGATGAACGGGTCGCCACCCTTCAAGCGCACCACGCGATGGCCTGCGCGTGCTTCGGCAATCATCAGCCGCTCGATGAATTCCTGCGGAGTCGACTGGCAACCGCCGCGCTTGCCGACATGGATCACGCGCGCATCGGAACAGGCATGATCGAGAATCTCCGGATTGACCAGATCATCGACCAACAACACGTCGGCATGGCCGATGGCCTTGACTGCCTTGAGCGTCAGCAGTTCCGGATCGCCCGGACCCGCGCCTACCAGATAAACCTTACCTTTCGCTTCCATGAAACACCTGTCTTGCATATAGATGTCTCGCTATATGCAAACAGTGTTCCACCTGTGCGGCAATCGGTGCGGGCACCGGTTGCTCCCCCTTGAGCGCCTGTTCTATCCAGTTCGCCGTCGTGTCTGCATCACTTGAGTGCGGCAGCGGCGGCATTTCATCCACCGGCTCCTGTTTTTGCACCAGAACCGTGCGCTCATGTTCGTGAAACCATTCGATCTGTTGCGCGCGCTTGGGATTGGCGACCGTCTCGCCTTCGGTGCCGCGCATCAGGAAGGCATCGCCGCGTTCGACCGGCGCCGCCGTCGAGAAATACGCCGACAGCATTTCCAGATATTCGGGATGCGTGTACGAAGTCAGGCGCAAAGCCGGTCCCGCAAACGGCTGGATGATCTTCACTAGGGTATGGGTAGAGTTGCGCACGCCAAGAATGCGACGCAAGGCCAGCAAGCCTGCCATGCGCGGCGCCAGTGCTTCGATCGACATGAAGACCGGCCTGCCTGCCGCAAAGCCGGCTTCGGCTTCCTGCAGCGATTGCGCAAATCCGATTCCGAGGCGATCAAGAATTTCGGCGGTGGTCACACGGCCGGGGTCGGTGGTGACGCCATGGATCAGGACCGGCACGCCTTGCCGTGCCAGAAGCATGGCAAGCAGCGGCGTCAGGTTGGGCATGTTGCGCGAGCCGTTATAGCTGGGGATGACGACAGGTGCGGCGTCGGCAGCGGGCATCGGCAAGCGCTCGAATGAAGCTTCGGCGGCGTCCAGGAAACCGGCGATTTCATCGACCGACTCTCCCTTGATGCGCATTGCCAGCATGATGCCGCCCATCTCCAGGTCGGAGACGCGACGCTCCAGCATCGCGGCATACAGTTGACAGGAATCTTCGCGCGACATGCTGCGCGCGCCTTTTTTGCCGCGGCCGATTTCCTTGATGAATCGGGCGGCCGGGAATGAATCGGATGCGGTAGTCATGGCGCAAGGGTACTACGAACTGCGGGAGGGCGAGAAGGAGGAATGTGATAGTTCCTGCCTTCACATTATCAAGAAGGCAGGAACCTGCGGCGAACCTTATGCCGCGATCTTGCCCGCGGGGCTTTTCTGCAAGATGATTTTCTTGAGTTCCGGCACGCACGATCCGCAATTGGTGCCGCACTTGAGCTTGCCCTGCAATGATGCCAGCGCTGCATCCGGCGTGCCTTCATTGATCCAGTCCTGCGTGTCAAGCATGTCATGGATTTCGGTTTCGGCAACGTTGAAGCAATTGCAGACGATGCGTCCACGCGGCTTGAAGCCCTGCGGCGCCTTGGTCGAAGGCATCAGCAGCAGACGTCCCAAAGCAGCGACGGGCTGCTCGGCTTCAAGGTACTCCTTCAGCCAGCGTTCAGCGGAAAGATCGCCAGCCAGCGAAACCGCTTCCAGTTTTCCATCGCGGACCAGGATATGCCGCGCATTGCCACGCTTGGTATCGTCGTAGCGCAAGACCTCAGCCCCGGCAATGCCAAAGCGCGCCTCGATGTCCTTCACCAGTTCGGGTGCAGCCGGATAATCGTCCGCCGCGCGGAACAGCACCCCAACCTTGTCCCGACCGAACAAGGTGCAGGATGCATACGCAAACTGCCGCATAGTGGGACGCAGCGCCGCCTGCAGCGCCAGTGCCGCCGATGCATCGATCCAGCCGAATACCAGGAAGCGCCACGGCAACTCGGCCTTCAGGATTTTCGTCGCCGCATGCTTGAGTTCCGGTTGCTTGGAACTTGGGCAAAACGCCGGTACCGTCAACGCGTTGACGCCATAGGTTCCCGCGCCGTCGCTGCCGCGACCCGAAACATACTCCTCGCCCCAGTGCATGCCGATGAAGGCCTGTCCGGCACGGATTTCATCGCTTGCCAGCGCAGGCAGGATCTGCGAACCGCGCCGGCTGGTCACATGCACCAGATCGCCGTTGGCAATCATGCGCCTGTCCATGTCGGATTGCGCCAGCATGACCGCCGGTTCGGACGCATGCGAAAACAGTTGCGCCACCGTGCCGCTGCGGCTCATGCCATGCCACTGGTCGCGCAGGCGGCCGGTGGTCAACCGGAAGGGAAAGCGCGCATCGACCGGTTCGACCACCGGCTTGTATACGGTATCGACAAAGCGGGCGCGGCCGCTGGCGGTCGGGAAGATGCCATCTTCATACAGGCGTTTCTTGCCCGTGACGGCACCTTCCGGATAAGGCCATTGCTGCGGGCCCTGCTGTTCCAGGATGCGGTAAGACAAGCCGGTGATATCGAGATCGCGTCCTCGCGTGGATTCGCGATGCTCATTCCAGATCTGTTCGACATTCTCATAAGGAAACAGCGTACCGGCCTTGCCCATCCGCTGTTCCAGCCGGCGCGCGAAGTCGATGACGATTTCCCAATCGTGTCGGGTTTCACCCGGTTTGGGCAATACCGGCTTGAAGCGCGTAATGCGGCGTTCGGAATTGGTGACCGTGCCTTCCTTTTCGCTCCAGGTGGTCGCGGGCAACAGCACGTCGGCATAGTCGACGGTCGCGGTGGTTCGGTAGGCTTCCTGCACGATCACCAGTTCGGCATGCTTCAATGCTTCGCGCACCATTTTCTGTTCCGGCAGGGATTGCGCGGGATTGGTACAGGCAATCCAGATGATCTTGATCTCGCCTGAGCGTACCGCTTCGAACATTTCCACCGCGGTCTTGCCGGGTGTTGAAGGCACATCGTCCACACCCCACAGCCGCGCTACTTCGGCGCGATGTTCCGGATTGGCCATGTCGCGATGCGCCGACAGCAGGTTGGCCAGCCCCCCTACTTCGCGCCCGCCCATCGCATTAGGCTGTCCGGTCAACGAAAAAGGCCCGGCGCCCGGCTTGCCGATCTGATGAGTCGCCAGATGCAGGTTGATCAAGGCCGCATTCTTTGCGGTACCAGCTGCGGACTGATTCAGGCCCTGGCAATACAGCGACAGCGTCGCCTTCGATTGGCCGAACCAGCGCGCCGCACGGATCAGGTCTTCTTCAGTGATGCCGCAGGTATCGGCGACAAACTTCGGGGTGTAATCGCGCACCGTGCGCTTGAGCTCGACGAATCCTTCCGTGTGCGCGTCAATATAGGCCGTGTCGATCAGGTCTTCCCACAGGCAGATGTGCAGCATGCCGTTGAACAGCGCCACATCGGTGCCTGGCAGGATAGGCAGAAAGAGATCGGCTTCGCGCGCGGTATCGGTACGGCGCGGATCAGCGACGATCACTTTCAGCGCCGGATTTTTCTTGCGCGCTTCTTCGATGCGACGGTACAGGATGGGATGCGCATACGCGGTATTAGAGCCGACGATGAAGATGACCTGGGCTTCGTCGATATCTTCATAGCATGCCGGCGGCGCGTCGGCGCCCAGCGTCTGCTTGTAGCCGGCCACCGCGCTGGACATGCACAGCCGCGAGTTGGTATCGATATTGTTGGTACGGACCAGGCCCTTGGCCAGCTTGTTGAAGACGTAATAATCCTCGGTCAGCAACTGGCCCGAAATATAAAAGCCGATGCTGTCCGGTCCATGCTCGCGTATCGTCGCCTCGACGCGGCGCGCGAGGAAATCCATCGTCGATTCCCACGAAGCACGCTCGCGCTGCTGATTGCGCGCCAGTCGCAGTTCGGGATGCAATGCCCTGACCTGTTGCTGTAATACCGGATTGGCGGTCAAATGCAAGGTGCTGCCCTTGGTGCACAGCCTTCCGAAATTGGCCGGGTGGTCGGGATCGCCACGCACGCCGGTGACTTTTTCGCCATCGCTTTCGACAATGACGCCACAACCGACGCCGCAATAGCAGCACGTCGCCTTGGTTTCCGTCCGCGCGCCAGCGGCGGTTGCCTGCACTACGTCATCGACGCGGGAAAGAGCGGCAGGTCGAAGTTCGGCGCTGATTGATGCATTCATGCAACCTCGATTTCGGTGGCCAATGTTTGCAGTTCATTCACGTCGAGGAAGATCTGGCCTTCTTCCACCTTGACGCTGAATTTCTGGGTGCATCCCTCGTCCGGCGCGACCGCGCAGCCGGAATCGAGCTGAATATTCCAGTTGTGCAGCGGGCACGCCACGCGCTCGCCGAACACGATGCCTTGCGACAGCGGTCCGCGCTTATGCGGGCAGCGGTCGAGCAGGGCAAAAATCTTGTCTTCGCTATTGCGGAAAATCGCCACATCGGTCTTCGGTGCCCGATTGACGACCCGTGCCCCTAGCACGGGGATGTCTGCGACGTTGCAAACGGCTTTCCATTGTTGCGACATTTCATTCCCTTTTACTTGAGTTGTAGCATGTAGTCCGGTGCGGCCGGCTAGGTGTGGCCGGCTAGGTGCGGCCGGCGTTCCGGTCAGACCGTCAAGGGCTCAAACTGACGGGTATCGATCTGGGCCTTGTCCTTCTCATGCCACGGATCCGGTTCGCCATCGAGCGAGAACAGCAGACGCTCATAGAGGGTCTTGCGGTTTTCAGCGTCTTCCAATACTTTTTTCTTCACGTGCTCAAGTCCGACGCGCGCGATGTAATGCACGGTGCGTTCCAGATACCAGCCTTCTTCACGATACAACTGCAGGAATGCGCCCGAATACTCTAGCACTTCTTCGTGCGTCTTCAGCTTGACGAAGAAATGCGCGACTTCGGTCTTGATACCGCCGTTGCCGCCGACATAGATTTCCCAACCGGAATCGACACCAATCACACCAACATCCTTGATGCCGGATTCGGCGCAATTGCGCGGGCAACCGGAAACGGCGATCTTGACCTTGTGCGGCGCATACATCTTCCACAGCTCGCGCTCCAGTTGCTGTCCCATCAAGGTCGAATCCTGGGTACCGAAGCGGCACCATTCCGAACCGACGCAGGTTTTCACCGTGCGCAGCGCTTTTGCGTACGCATGGCCGCATGGCATGTCGAGGTCTTTCCAGACTGCCTGCAGGTCTTCCTTCTTCACGCCCAGCAAGTCGATGCGCTGGCCGCCGGTCACCTTCACCGTCGGAATGCTGTACTTGTCCACTACATCTGCGATGCGGCGCAAATCATTCGCCGTGGTCTCGCCGCCCCACATGCGCGGGATCACCGAGTAAGTGCCATCTTTCTGGATGTTCGCGTGCGCACGTTCATTGATGAAGCGCGATTGCGGATCGTCCTTCGCCTCATGCGGCCAGGTAGAAATCAGGTAATAGTTGAGTGCAGGCCGGCAAGTCGCGCAACCGTTCGGCGTCCGCCATTCCATGAAGCGCATGGTGTCGCTAATGGCCAGCAGCTTGTTGGCCTTGATCGCATCGCGCACTTCCTGATGCGTATGGTCCGTGCAGCTGCACAACGGCTTGATCTTGTTGGCGGTCGAATAGTCGCCGCCGGCGGTGGACATGATGATCTGTTCCACCAGGCCGGTGCAGGAACCGCACGATGCCGATGCCTTGGTATGCTTGCGCACGTCTTCCAGCGTGAACAGACCTTTTTCCTTGATCGCCTTGACGATGGTGCCCTTGCAGACGCCGTTGCAGCCGCAGACTTCCGCGGTATCCGGCATCGCGGCGGCCTTGGTGAAACCTTCGTGACCAACGTCGCCGGGGCGGCCGGTATTGGACTCGCCGAACATCAGCGTGTCGCGAAGCTCGCCGATGTCCTTGCCTTCGCGCAGCAGGCTGAAGTACCAGGAACCGTCGACCGTATCGCCATACAGGCAGGCGCCGACCAGCTTGTCATCCTTGATCACCAGCTTCTTGTACACGCCGCCTATCGGATCGGACAGCACGATTTCTTCGGTACCTTCGCCACCCATGAATTCGCCGGCCGAAAACAAGTCGATGCCGGTGACCTTGAGCTTGGTCGAGGTCACCGAACCCTGATAGCGGCCGATGCCAAAGTTCGCCAGGTGATTGGCGCAAACCTTCGCCATTTCGAACAGCGGAGCAACCAGTCCGTACGCGGTGCCGCGATGGTTGACACACTCGCCGACCGCATAGATGCGGGGATCGTAGGTTTGCATCGTGTCGTTGACGACGATGCCGCGATTGCAATACAAGCCGGCGGATTCGGCCAGTGTGATATTGGGACGAATGCCGACCGCCATCACCACCAGTTGCGCCGGCACTTCCAGACCGTCGGTGAAGCGGATCGCTTTCACATGGCCGTTTTCATCGCCGACGATTTCCTTGGTATTTTTCTCAAGCAGAAAAGACAAGCCACGATCTTCCAGCGATTTCTGCAGCATTTTGCCCGCAACCGGATCGAGTTGGCGCTCCATCAGCCAGTTCGGCAAATGCACCACGGTGACATCCATGCCGCGCAGCTTCAAGCCATTGGCCGCTTCCAGCCCCAGCAAACCGCCGCCGATGACGACCGCATGCTTGTGCTGCTGCGCGGCGTCGATCATCGCGTTGGTATCCTGGATATCGCGATAGGAGATGACTCCTTTCAGATCCTTGCCGGGAACCGGCAACAGGAAAGGGTTGGAACCGGTCGCCAGCAGCAGGCGGTCGTATTCCGCCACGGTGCCGTCTTCCGCAATGACCTGCCGTTTCTTGCGGTCGATCTTTGTGATCTTCTTGCCAAGATGGAGCGTGATGTTGTTTTCCGCATACCAGTCGACATCGTTGAGCATGATGTCCTTGATGGTCTGCTCGCCGGCGAGCACCGGCGACAGCAGGATGCGGTTGTAGTTGGCGTGCGGCTCGGCGCCGAATACGGTGATGTCGTAGATGTCCGGTGCGATCTTCAGCAACTCTTCCAGAGTGCGCACACCAGCCATTCCATTTCCAACCATGACTAACTTCAGCTTCTTCATTAAAGCTCCCTCTCCGCGCGGCTTCGCCATTGAAGCCATTCAATGAACATGGCGAACTCTAAGCAGATCGCGTGCCATAGAGGAAACAGCAAAAACGCACTGTGATGACAACGCGGATGCACCTGTCCGGTGCATCGCGGGCGACGTTACTGCGCTTATAGGTGCGCTGCACCATTCAGATCTCTTTATTCGGGGGCATTTCCGCTCAAAACCAGTGGCATGGCGCTTGCATTGCAAGGCAACAGTCTTACTATCTTTGATGCAAAGGAGCATTGTGAAAACAACGTCGTTCTGGAAGGCGGGCCACACGCCTACCCTGCTCGCTTCATTCTTTTATTTTGATCTCAGCTTCATGGTCTGGGTCCTGCTGGGACCGCTGGCCGTGCAGATTTCGAAAGACCTTGGACTGACTCCCGCACAAAAAGGCTTGATGGTGGCAACGCCATTGCTGGCCGGCGCTTTGCTGCGCATTGTAATGGGCGTGCTGGTCGATCACCTCAAACCGAAGAAGGCTGGCGCCATCGGTCAGGTCATTGTGATTGCCGGATTGACCTGGGCCTGGCTCGGCAATATCGACAGCTATGAAACCATGCTGACCCTGGGCGTATTGCTCGGTGTGGCCGGTGCGGCCTTCGCCGTCGCATTGCCGCTAGCGTCGCGCTGGTATCCACCC includes:
- the rpsU gene encoding 30S ribosomal protein S21 — translated: MTTIRLKENEPFEVAMRRFKRTIEKTGLLTELRAREFYEKPTAERKRKLAAAVKRHYKRIRSQQLPKKLY
- a CDS encoding NAD(P)/FAD-dependent oxidoreductase, with product MQNQFDIAVIGAGAAGMMCAAVAGQRGKKVVLIDHATRLAEKIRISGGGRCNFTNLQAGPQHFVSNNPHFCRSALSRYTPQDFLSLVKRYRIAFHEKHKGQLFCDQSAEQIIDMLKAECEAGRVAWRTPCKVETIGKDGDRFRLDTNAGTIHAASVVIATGGLSIPKIGATDFAFRIAKQFGLKLVDPRPGLVPLTFDIATWEPFIPLSGIALEVDIETGEKKSRTHFREDLLFTHRGLSGPAVLQISSFWDSGKPIMLNLVPETDIAETLVQGKTTLKKNIGNLLPQWLPSRLAEGLLVANGIRPDARLADMPDKTLRRLGESINRWMIVPNGSEGYRKAEVTRGGVDTKELSQQTMMANKVPGLHFIGEAVDVTGWLGGYNFQWAWASGTAAGLSV
- the dnaG gene encoding DNA primase gives rise to the protein MIPQSFIQDLLNRIDIVDVVGRYVQLKKGGANFMGLCPFHNEKSPSFTVSPTKQFYHCFGCGAHGTAIGFLIEYSGLGFVEAVKDLAQGVGMVVPDQDRLPPAQRAEVQAKSLALSEVMTKACDYYRHELRSAQNAISYLKNRGLTGEIAAKFGLGYAPDGWDGLRKPFPDYEATALVEAGLVIDKTEDEGAGRKRYDRFRDRVMFPIRNIKGQVIGFGGRVLDGGEPKYLNSPETPLFQKGNELYGLFEARQAIREAGYVLVTEGYMDVVALAQLGFPQAVATLGTACTPVHVQKLLRQTDHVIFSFDGDNAGRRAARRALEACLPHAGDNKTLKFLFLPTEHDPDSYVREFGAEAFDQQVRDAMPLSQFLLNEVTQDTDLTTSEGRARAQFDAKPLLQAMPPSALRLQIVRGLAQVTQTTPAEIEALFELAQPVARTRIAPPRTKRTPPIGLERQMIRLLVAHPALATGVDGAALEAAAQLAPDNAAMLTQLLDACHALGENAQFAALAEQLKSLGSDFDPLIAEIAADTESEIDAARLELAGAIRQTKMQVLKAELDRLATTGLTTEEARTRYRELMQQQEQLRRQAEVETTLR
- the ybiB gene encoding DNA-binding protein YbiB produces the protein MTTASDSFPAARFIKEIGRGKKGARSMSREDSCQLYAAMLERRVSDLEMGGIMLAMRIKGESVDEIAGFLDAAEASFERLPMPAADAAPVVIPSYNGSRNMPNLTPLLAMLLARQGVPVLIHGVTTDPGRVTTAEILDRLGIGFAQSLQEAEAGFAAGRPVFMSIEALAPRMAGLLALRRILGVRNSTHTLVKIIQPFAGPALRLTSYTHPEYLEMLSAYFSTAAPVERGDAFLMRGTEGETVANPKRAQQIEWFHEHERTVLVQKQEPVDEMPPLPHSSDADTTANWIEQALKGEQPVPAPIAAQVEHCLHIARHLYARQVFHGSER
- the nirD gene encoding nitrite reductase small subunit NirD: MSQQWKAVCNVADIPVLGARVVNRAPKTDVAIFRNSEDKIFALLDRCPHKRGPLSQGIVFGERVACPLHNWNIQLDSGCAVAPDEGCTQKFSVKVEEGQIFLDVNELQTLATEIEVA
- a CDS encoding nitrate reductase, whose protein sequence is MNASISAELRPAALSRVDDVVQATAAGARTETKATCCYCGVGCGVIVESDGEKVTGVRGDPDHPANFGRLCTKGSTLHLTANPVLQQQVRALHPELRLARNQQRERASWESTMDFLARRVEATIREHGPDSIGFYISGQLLTEDYYVFNKLAKGLVRTNNIDTNSRLCMSSAVAGYKQTLGADAPPACYEDIDEAQVIFIVGSNTAYAHPILYRRIEEARKKNPALKVIVADPRRTDTAREADLFLPILPGTDVALFNGMLHICLWEDLIDTAYIDAHTEGFVELKRTVRDYTPKFVADTCGITEEDLIRAARWFGQSKATLSLYCQGLNQSAAGTAKNAALINLHLATHQIGKPGAGPFSLTGQPNAMGGREVGGLANLLSAHRDMANPEHRAEVARLWGVDDVPSTPGKTAVEMFEAVRSGEIKIIWIACTNPAQSLPEQKMVREALKHAELVIVQEAYRTTATVDYADVLLPATTWSEKEGTVTNSERRITRFKPVLPKPGETRHDWEIVIDFARRLEQRMGKAGTLFPYENVEQIWNEHRESTRGRDLDITGLSYRILEQQGPQQWPYPEGAVTGKKRLYEDGIFPTASGRARFVDTVYKPVVEPVDARFPFRLTTGRLRDQWHGMSRSGTVAQLFSHASEPAVMLAQSDMDRRMIANGDLVHVTSRRGSQILPALASDEIRAGQAFIGMHWGEEYVSGRGSDGAGTYGVNALTVPAFCPSSKQPELKHAATKILKAELPWRFLVFGWIDASAALALQAALRPTMRQFAYASCTLFGRDKVGVLFRAADDYPAAPELVKDIEARFGIAGAEVLRYDDTKRGNARHILVRDGKLEAVSLAGDLSAERWLKEYLEAEQPVAALGRLLLMPSTKAPQGFKPRGRIVCNCFNVAETEIHDMLDTQDWINEGTPDAALASLQGKLKCGTNCGSCVPELKKIILQKSPAGKIAA
- a CDS encoding GatB/YqeY domain-containing protein, translating into MGLKEQITEDMKTAMRAKDSGKLGTIRLLTAAMKQKEVDERIELTDTHVLAIIEKMIKQRKDSITQFEAGGRQDLADIEKAELAVLSGYMPAALSDDEISGEVAAAVAATGAAGPQDMGKVMAVLKPKLAGRADMTAVSALVKNALSQA
- the cobA gene encoding uroporphyrinogen-III C-methyltransferase; translated protein: MEAKGKVYLVGAGPGDPELLTLKAVKAIGHADVLLVDDLVNPEILDHACSDARVIHVGKRGGCQSTPQEFIERLMIAEARAGHRVVRLKGGDPFIFGRGGEEREHLLAAGIEVEVINGISSGLAAPSSIGVPLTHRDWSQGAIFVTGHGKTADANPDWQALAKLNMTLVVYMGVARCAEIQAALLAGGKAAATPVAVIHAATSAAQAQLVTTLGELPAAIAAANLASPSIIVIGDVVRCASHGFNESLPALAERAFR